A part of Helicobacter himalayensis genomic DNA contains:
- the leuB gene encoding 3-isopropylmalate dehydrogenase, with protein MQKTIALIRGDGIGPEVVNQALKVLKRVEEKFGHKFVYSDVLAGGVAIDVCGECLPQESIELCKKSDSVLLGAVGGEKWDKEPSHNRPEKALLRIRSELEVFANIRPATLFAQLKESSPLKASILERGIDFVIVRELTGGVYFGEHTTQGNARNRVASDIMRYSESEIERIARVGFELARKRSKRLTSVDKANVLDSSRLWREVVERVHSEFSDVELSHMYVDNAAMQIVRAPSQFDVILTENMFGDILSDEASVITGTIGVIPSASLGQGEVGLYEPIHGSAPDIAGQDLANPLGTILSAAMMLELSFAMKDEAQVVQKAVQKVLDEDYRTADMMSEGKQRVGCEKMGDLVSQRI; from the coding sequence ATGCAAAAGACAATCGCGCTCATTAGGGGTGATGGCATAGGTCCAGAGGTGGTAAATCAAGCACTTAAGGTATTAAAGCGCGTAGAGGAGAAATTCGGGCATAAGTTTGTTTATAGTGATGTGCTTGCGGGAGGTGTGGCGATTGATGTATGCGGAGAATGCCTACCGCAGGAGAGTATCGAACTTTGCAAAAAAAGTGATAGCGTGCTTTTGGGCGCAGTAGGTGGGGAAAAATGGGACAAAGAACCAAGCCACAACCGACCAGAAAAGGCACTGCTTAGAATCCGCAGTGAGCTTGAAGTCTTTGCAAATATCCGCCCAGCCACACTTTTTGCGCAGTTAAAAGAATCTAGCCCGCTGAAAGCCTCGATTTTGGAGCGCGGGATTGACTTTGTTATCGTGCGTGAGCTCACAGGAGGTGTGTATTTTGGCGAGCATACGACACAAGGAAATGCGCGAAATCGCGTAGCAAGCGACATTATGCGTTATAGTGAATCTGAAATCGAACGTATCGCACGCGTGGGCTTTGAGCTAGCGCGCAAGCGAAGCAAAAGACTAACGAGCGTGGATAAGGCGAATGTGCTAGATTCTAGTAGGCTGTGGCGCGAGGTGGTGGAGCGCGTGCATAGCGAGTTTAGCGATGTGGAGCTAAGCCATATGTATGTGGATAATGCGGCGATGCAGATTGTGCGCGCGCCTAGCCAGTTTGATGTGATTTTGACAGAAAATATGTTTGGGGATATTTTGAGCGATGAGGCAAGCGTGATAACAGGCACGATTGGCGTAATCCCCTCTGCTTCGCTAGGACAAGGCGAAGTGGGGCTATATGAGCCCATACACGGAAGCGCGCCGGACATTGCGGGGCAGGATTTGGCAAACCCACTTGGCACGATTTTAAGCGCAGCGATGATGCTAGAGCTTTCATTTGCGATGAAAGATGAAGCGCAAGTGGTGCAAAAAGCGGTGCAAAAGGTGCTAGATGAAGACTATCGCACCGCGGATATGATGAGTGAAGGCAAACAGCGCGTGGGTTGTGAGAAAATGGGCGATTTGGTAAGCCAAAGAATCTAA
- a CDS encoding apolipoprotein N-acyltransferase translates to MKKITTAMRQFRESTEIPSFEKNIESLFAKLCRIFFHTSLDSRDSSQHDRIQSHQSKNAQNTSKLFRAIYIVLVDCALAFAFCAPLYGLHLFESIFGREIPLFVGSVLGVLSIYVYLRMPKSRRFGVGFFVGIFCFYWVGLSFRFIGLSALVPVISIAVALIYGVIFWFIAFCECLVVRLLGLLLLGFIAPFGFDWLNTQSFLAYSYFGVDFLHFTLLVCALYCFITFTRARLAVGVFCLVFALDFKTFMESSVPKEFENIALISTNVPQEFKWSAQKLQEIVIENFAHIYEAKNNGKRVVVLPENAFPFSLEADLKNYPNFYELLLELSKEITIITGALSVRDSQYYNSLFVFADSKVSRVDKVVLAPFGEYMPVPTFIKKAFSFLEEFDFARGKEFGDISLLGYDFRVGICYEATDRALYYDYPRYVLAISNNAWFYPSIEPTLQKMLLKYYARKFESVILHAANGSKSFIITP, encoded by the coding sequence ATGAAAAAAATTACCACAGCGATGCGTCAATTTAGAGAAAGCACAGAGATTCCGAGTTTTGAGAAAAATATAGAATCTTTGTTTGCAAAACTTTGTAGAATTTTTTTTCACACTTCTTTAGATTCTAGAGATTCCAGCCAGCACGATAGAATCCAATCTCATCAATCAAAAAACGCGCAAAATACCTCTAAGCTTTTTCGCGCAATCTACATCGTCTTGGTTGATTGTGCTCTTGCGTTTGCCTTTTGTGCGCCTTTGTATGGTTTGCATTTGTTTGAAAGTATATTTGGGCGCGAGATTCCGCTTTTTGTAGGTAGTGTTTTAGGTGTGCTTAGTATCTATGTGTATTTGCGTATGCCTAAGTCGCGACGCTTTGGCGTTGGGTTTTTTGTGGGGATTTTTTGTTTTTATTGGGTTGGACTTAGCTTTCGTTTTATCGGGCTAAGCGCGCTTGTGCCGGTTATTAGCATTGCGGTAGCGCTTATTTATGGGGTGATTTTTTGGTTTATTGCATTTTGTGAATGCCTTGTGGTGCGCCTTTTGGGCTTGTTGCTACTTGGATTTATCGCGCCTTTTGGCTTCGACTGGCTGAATACGCAGAGTTTTTTAGCTTATAGTTATTTTGGCGTGGATTTTTTGCATTTTACCTTGCTTGTGTGCGCGTTGTATTGTTTTATCACTTTTACGCGCGCTAGGCTTGCTGTTGGCGTGTTTTGTCTTGTTTTTGCACTTGATTTTAAGACTTTTATGGAATCTAGTGTGCCAAAGGAGTTTGAAAATATCGCACTTATCAGCACAAATGTGCCTCAAGAGTTCAAATGGAGCGCACAAAAATTACAAGAAATTGTGATTGAAAATTTCGCGCACATTTATGAGGCAAAAAATAATGGAAAGCGCGTAGTCGTATTACCAGAAAATGCCTTCCCGTTTTCACTTGAAGCGGATTTGAAAAATTATCCGAACTTTTATGAATTGCTTTTAGAGCTTTCAAAAGAGATTACAATCATCACAGGCGCGCTTTCAGTGCGAGATTCTCAATATTACAATAGCCTTTTTGTGTTTGCGGATTCTAAAGTTTCTCGTGTGGATAAGGTTGTGCTAGCGCCTTTTGGCGAGTATATGCCTGTGCCTACATTTATTAAAAAAGCTTTTTCATTTTTAGAAGAGTTTGATTTTGCTCGTGGGAAGGAGTTTGGGGATATTTCACTTTTGGGCTATGATTTTCGTGTGGGGATTTGCTATGAAGCCACAGATAGGGCGCTTTATTATGATTATCCACGTTATGTGTTGGCGATTAGCAATAATGCGTGGTTTTATCCAAGTATCGAGCCCACTTTGCAAAAAATGCTTTTAAAATATTATGCGCGCAAATTTGAAAGCGTGATTTTACACGCAGCAAATGGAAGTAAAAGTTTTATCATTACGCCATAA
- the creD gene encoding cell envelope integrity protein CreD, with amino-acid sequence MKSNTKKAFILLAFFVVSLLPLALIYDNLSTRKYNYNSVIAEISHSYGVMKSLSAPLLVVPGVEDGEEIYSFFNALDSEVQIYLKPQVKSRGIYRAVVYQGDAEFRLKFKSDEMKEAQKRVKLDWERASLRLKVDSNASLSVYDKNDKPLSFSMNYTWMNIPLGAFFVDEDILINEAFLLNKEIIFRLSFKGSESFSFVPMGQNEHIMMHSSWKNPSFDGILPDNIEKKDGFSAQWSVRNPEYIFQTEAQAKDTPIKSLEVKLLDSMTEYRLIERSIKYGILFIALTLALFFICDVGLQKRLHILQYFIIGATLVAFYMLLLSLSEQIGFVGAYLVAMLSVVVPTALYAFGIMRDKKFALLVGGALCALYLALLGILKIENYSLLLGSVLLMVVLYFAMFLTRHLRT; translated from the coding sequence ATGAAATCAAATACAAAAAAAGCCTTTATTTTGCTTGCGTTTTTTGTTGTTTCTTTGTTGCCATTAGCACTTATTTATGACAATTTAAGCACGCGCAAATACAACTATAATTCTGTGATAGCGGAGATTAGCCACTCTTATGGCGTGATGAAAAGTCTTTCAGCGCCATTGCTTGTGGTGCCGGGTGTAGAAGATGGCGAGGAAATTTATAGCTTTTTTAATGCGCTAGATTCTGAAGTGCAAATATATCTAAAACCACAAGTAAAATCTCGTGGAATCTACCGCGCTGTGGTATATCAAGGCGACGCGGAATTTAGGCTTAAATTTAAGAGCGATGAAATGAAAGAGGCGCAAAAGAGAGTAAAGCTTGATTGGGAGAGGGCGTCTTTGCGTTTGAAAGTCGATAGTAACGCAAGTTTAAGTGTTTATGACAAAAATGACAAGCCACTAAGCTTTAGTATGAACTACACTTGGATGAATATTCCGCTTGGAGCTTTTTTTGTCGATGAGGACATTTTGATCAATGAGGCTTTTTTGCTAAACAAAGAAATTATATTTCGCCTTTCTTTCAAGGGTTCAGAAAGCTTTTCCTTTGTACCGATGGGGCAAAATGAGCATATTATGATGCATTCTTCTTGGAAAAATCCATCATTTGATGGAATCTTGCCTGATAATATTGAGAAAAAAGATGGTTTTAGCGCGCAATGGAGCGTAAGAAACCCTGAATACATTTTTCAAACAGAGGCGCAAGCTAAAGACACACCAATAAAAAGCCTAGAGGTAAAATTGCTAGATTCTATGACGGAATACCGCTTGATTGAGCGTTCCATAAAATATGGAATCCTCTTTATCGCTCTGACTTTGGCGCTGTTTTTTATCTGTGATGTTGGCTTGCAAAAAAGACTGCATATTTTGCAATATTTCATCATAGGCGCGACACTCGTGGCATTTTATATGTTGCTACTTTCATTGTCTGAACAAATTGGTTTTGTTGGCGCGTATCTTGTTGCGATGCTTTCTGTTGTCGTGCCAACCGCGCTTTATGCCTTTGGGATTATGCGTGATAAGAAATTTGCCTTGCTTGTTGGTGGTGCTTTGTGTGCGCTGTATCTCGCGCTCCTTGGAATCTTAAAAATTGAGAATTACTCACTTTTATTAGGAAGCGTTCTTTTAATGGTTGTGCTGTATTTTGCAATGTTTTTAACAAGGCATTTGCGCACATAG
- a CDS encoding spermidine synthase: protein MWILREPSPNFRQEYAIDEQILTCVSAHSLEIFKSNDFEQVALIDKKDLLLKKYLFVHSELLGHIGICTLPLDSHLGLENLNATKSLRVLVYDSFNIEIAFEALKHSDVCVDFVQEDTKCLDSLIDFFEHFSLTRQNPRFRLFENIIDLDIAKYDVIISDSKLSAHTIDGLSRMLSERGILLYANKHPMLDMEGFKEGIAQARDFFEVILPFFPSVSILNDKSYVFASRKYHPTSDMVLAKIDFIDALKYYNASVHKQVFALPNFIDSALKNVAKF, encoded by the coding sequence ATGTGGATATTACGCGAACCAAGCCCAAATTTTAGGCAGGAATACGCCATTGATGAGCAAATCCTTACTTGCGTTAGCGCGCATAGTTTGGAGATTTTTAAAAGTAACGATTTTGAGCAGGTGGCACTCATTGATAAAAAAGATTTGCTTTTGAAAAAGTATCTTTTTGTGCATAGCGAGCTTTTGGGGCATATCGGAATCTGCACTTTGCCGCTAGATTCACACTTAGGGCTAGAGAATCTAAATGCTACGAAATCTTTGCGCGTTTTAGTTTATGATAGTTTCAATATTGAAATTGCCTTTGAAGCACTTAAGCATAGCGATGTGTGCGTGGATTTCGTGCAGGAGGATACAAAATGCTTAGATTCTTTGATTGATTTTTTTGAGCATTTTTCCTTGACGCGTCAAAACCCGCGCTTTAGGCTTTTTGAGAATATTATTGATTTGGATATTGCAAAATATGATGTGATTATTTCAGATTCTAAACTTAGCGCGCATACAATCGATGGATTATCGCGTATGCTAAGTGAGCGCGGGATTTTGCTCTATGCTAATAAGCACCCAATGCTTGATATGGAGGGTTTTAAAGAGGGCATTGCGCAAGCGAGGGATTTTTTTGAGGTAATACTGCCATTTTTCCCAAGCGTGAGTATTTTGAATGATAAAAGCTATGTGTTTGCCTCGCGCAAATACCACCCCACAAGCGATATGGTGCTTGCAAAGATTGATTTTATCGATGCGCTTAAATACTACAACGCCAGCGTGCATAAGCAAGTTTTTGCTTTGCCAAATTTCATAGATTCTGCGCTTAAAAATGTGGCGAAGTTTTAA
- the coaE gene encoding dephospho-CoA kinase (Dephospho-CoA kinase (CoaE) performs the final step in coenzyme A biosynthesis.) produces METLQYAIALTGCIGSGKSSVASLLKLHGYKVICADTIAHEVLESCAGEVLTRFGEEILQEDSIKQDFADKTGSKATNTTIDRKKLGALVFGDEKARKDLESILHPKIQERILTQAKELEKSCVPYFLDIPLFFESGAKARYPVAFVAVVYAPRELCLARVKKRNNLDEKSINARLDSQIDIEKKRELADFVIINTNGIKELQSAVEDFCAQLS; encoded by the coding sequence ATGGAAACTTTGCAATACGCCATCGCGCTTACAGGCTGTATCGGTAGCGGAAAAAGTAGTGTAGCAAGCCTTTTGAAGCTGCACGGCTATAAGGTGATTTGTGCAGATACTATCGCGCACGAAGTGTTAGAATCGTGCGCAGGAGAAGTGCTAACGCGCTTTGGTGAAGAGATTTTGCAAGAGGATTCTATCAAACAAGATTTCGCAGATAAAACAGGCTCAAAAGCTACAAACACAACAATTGATAGAAAAAAGCTCGGCGCACTTGTTTTTGGCGATGAAAAAGCGCGCAAGGACTTAGAATCTATTTTGCACCCAAAAATTCAAGAGCGCATTTTAACACAGGCAAAAGAGCTTGAAAAATCTTGCGTGCCATATTTCCTAGATATTCCGTTGTTTTTTGAATCTGGCGCAAAAGCTCGCTATCCTGTGGCATTTGTTGCGGTGGTGTATGCGCCAAGGGAGCTATGTTTGGCGCGTGTGAAAAAGCGCAATAATTTAGATGAAAAAAGCATTAACGCGCGACTAGATTCTCAAATTGATATTGAAAAAAAGCGCGAACTAGCAGATTTTGTTATCATAAATACAAATGGCATAAAGGAATTGCAAAGCGCAGTTGAGGATTTTTGCGCG
- the leuD gene encoding 3-isopropylmalate dehydratase small subunit, whose product MKTQGFAHKYSDNVDTDVIIPARYLNTTDNKELASHCMEDIDKEFVKKVQNGDIMVGGWNFGCGSSREHAPIAIKASGISCIIAKSFARIFYRNAINIGLAIIESPEIADSIANGDKVEIDFQSGIITNLNTRKSHATEPFPPFIQEIINANGYLNWIAANKE is encoded by the coding sequence ATGAAAACACAAGGTTTTGCGCACAAATATAGCGATAATGTCGATACAGATGTGATTATCCCCGCGCGCTATCTCAACACCACCGACAATAAGGAGCTTGCAAGCCATTGTATGGAAGATATTGATAAGGAATTTGTCAAAAAAGTGCAGAATGGCGATATTATGGTTGGTGGCTGGAACTTTGGCTGTGGCTCAAGCAGAGAGCACGCGCCAATCGCTATTAAAGCAAGCGGGATAAGTTGCATTATCGCAAAATCCTTTGCGCGCATTTTCTATCGCAATGCTATCAATATCGGACTTGCCATTATAGAATCCCCCGAAATTGCAGATTCTATCGCAAATGGCGATAAGGTGGAAATTGATTTTCAAAGTGGCATTATCACTAATCTCAACACACGAAAATCCCACGCCACAGAGCCTTTTCCGCCTTTCATACAAGAAATCATCAACGCAAATGGCTATCTTAACTGGATTGCCGCAAACAAGGAGTAG
- the leuC gene encoding 3-isopropylmalate dehydratase large subunit, whose translation MSAMTMTQKLLAYAAGMDSVKAGELIMAKLDMVLGNDITTPVAINAFKSAKFNKVFDKSKVSLVMDHFAPNKDIKAATQSQQCRHFAQEFDIKHYYDVGNMGVEHALLPEQGIVTIGDVVIGADSHTCTYGALGAFSTGVGSTDMAVGMASGKAWFKVPSALKFNLSGKLKPYVSGKDVILHIIGLIGVDGALYKSMEFSGSGLKNLSIDDRLCIANMAIEAGAKNGIFEVDDVTIAYAKGRSNREFRIFSADENAEYERVFDIDLGAIEHTVAFPHLPENARTKEQWGEIKIDQVVIGSCTNGRFSDMEAAAKILNGKKIAKNTRCIVIPATQNIYLECIAKGHLKTFIEAGCVVSTPTCGPCLGGHMGILAAGEKCVSTTNRNFVGRMGHTTSEVYLASPEVAAASAIAGILAAPEDVMG comes from the coding sequence ATGAGCGCGATGACAATGACTCAAAAACTTTTGGCATATGCGGCGGGGATGGATTCTGTAAAAGCGGGTGAGCTTATTATGGCAAAGCTTGATATGGTGCTAGGCAATGATATTACCACGCCTGTGGCAATTAACGCCTTTAAAAGCGCGAAGTTTAACAAGGTGTTTGATAAAAGTAAGGTTTCGCTTGTGATGGATCATTTTGCGCCAAATAAAGACATAAAAGCCGCCACGCAAAGCCAGCAGTGCCGACATTTCGCGCAGGAATTTGATATTAAGCATTACTACGATGTGGGAAATATGGGCGTAGAGCACGCGCTTTTGCCAGAGCAAGGAATTGTTACAATTGGCGATGTGGTGATTGGCGCGGATTCTCACACTTGCACTTATGGCGCGCTTGGAGCATTCTCCACAGGTGTGGGAAGCACAGATATGGCTGTGGGTATGGCAAGTGGCAAGGCGTGGTTTAAAGTCCCTAGCGCGCTCAAATTTAACCTAAGCGGCAAGCTTAAGCCCTATGTGAGCGGTAAAGATGTGATTTTGCATATTATCGGGCTCATTGGCGTTGATGGTGCGTTGTATAAAAGTATGGAATTTAGCGGTAGTGGGCTGAAAAATCTTAGCATCGATGATAGGCTCTGTATCGCAAATATGGCGATTGAAGCGGGTGCGAAAAATGGAATTTTTGAAGTCGATGATGTAACAATTGCTTATGCCAAAGGCAGGAGTAATCGCGAGTTTAGAATCTTTAGCGCAGATGAAAACGCAGAATATGAGCGCGTGTTTGACATTGATTTGGGTGCGATTGAGCACACGGTAGCTTTTCCGCATTTGCCAGAAAACGCGCGTACTAAAGAGCAATGGGGCGAAATCAAAATCGATCAAGTCGTCATTGGCTCTTGCACAAATGGGCGCTTTAGTGATATGGAAGCCGCAGCAAAGATTCTTAACGGCAAAAAAATCGCTAAAAATACGCGCTGTATCGTAATCCCCGCCACGCAAAATATCTATTTAGAATGTATTGCAAAAGGGCATTTAAAAACTTTTATAGAAGCTGGTTGCGTAGTTTCAACGCCAACTTGCGGACCTTGTCTAGGCGGACATATGGGAATCTTGGCTGCGGGGGAAAAATGCGTCTCCACGACAAATCGCAACTTTGTCGGGCGTATGGGACACACCACAAGTGAAGTATATCTTGCCTCACCTGAAGTTGCCGCCGCAAGCGCAATCGCTGGAATCCTCGCCGCGCCTGAAGATGTGATGGGGTGA
- a CDS encoding glutathionylspermidine synthase family protein — MEVTKLQPLNKEVLEEIGLGWHTDSDNTPYIENELVHISQDEAEAFYNASNELYDMYVEAGEYVLENELLFELDIPPSLHEMIYQSWEEEIHWHLYGRFDLAGGLDGKPIKLLEFNADTPTMLYESALVQWALLKHNNLNENLQFNDIANALRENFKRLITLDSDTSAFASLYEGWKILFSSMKGNIEEETTTRFLEQMAREAGFETNFAYIDEVGFSANEGVLYEGQNYEFLFKLVPWEFIAIDEPEMAQLMKEMMQNKNAIFLNPAYTLMFQSKRMLKILYDLFPKHPLLLESSFEPLSTKQVRKRSFGREGANVEILDTHAKVLEAKDGIYGAHKEVYQQFYELNAHNGSFYQPNVFFAYESCGLGFRKGGAIVDNFSKFVSHTIKG, encoded by the coding sequence ATGGAAGTAACCAAACTACAACCTCTAAATAAAGAGGTGCTAGAGGAAATCGGACTAGGCTGGCACACAGATTCTGATAATACACCTTATATCGAAAATGAGCTCGTGCATATTAGCCAAGATGAGGCAGAAGCGTTTTACAACGCGAGCAATGAGCTGTATGATATGTATGTGGAGGCGGGTGAATATGTGCTAGAAAATGAGCTACTTTTTGAGCTTGATATTCCGCCAAGTTTGCACGAGATGATTTATCAAAGCTGGGAGGAGGAAATCCACTGGCATTTGTATGGGCGCTTTGATTTGGCTGGTGGGCTTGATGGGAAGCCTATCAAACTGCTTGAGTTTAACGCCGACACACCAACAATGCTTTATGAATCCGCGCTTGTGCAATGGGCACTTTTGAAACATAACAACTTAAATGAGAATCTGCAGTTTAACGATATTGCCAACGCGTTGCGTGAAAATTTCAAGCGATTAATTACACTAGATTCTGACACAAGCGCTTTTGCAAGCCTGTATGAAGGGTGGAAAATCCTTTTTTCAAGCATGAAAGGCAATATTGAGGAGGAAACCACCACGCGCTTTTTGGAGCAAATGGCGCGCGAAGCAGGCTTTGAGACGAACTTTGCCTACATTGATGAGGTGGGATTTTCTGCAAATGAGGGCGTATTGTATGAGGGGCAGAATTATGAATTTCTTTTCAAGCTCGTGCCGTGGGAGTTTATCGCCATTGATGAACCAGAAATGGCGCAACTTATGAAAGAAATGATGCAAAATAAAAATGCGATTTTTCTCAATCCCGCTTATACGTTGATGTTTCAAAGCAAGCGTATGCTAAAAATTCTCTATGATTTATTCCCAAAACACCCTTTATTGCTAGAATCTAGCTTTGAGCCACTTAGCACAAAGCAAGTGCGCAAGCGCTCTTTTGGTAGAGAAGGGGCGAATGTGGAGATTTTGGATACTCACGCAAAGGTGTTAGAAGCAAAGGATGGAATCTATGGCGCACATAAAGAAGTCTATCAGCAATTTTACGAGCTAAACGCGCACAATGGGAGCTTTTATCAACCAAATGTTTTTTTTGCCTATGAATCTTGCGGGCTAGGATTCCGCAAGGGCGGGGCAATAGTGGATAATTTTTCAAAATTTGTTTCACACACGATTAAAGGATAA